One segment of Saprospiraceae bacterium DNA contains the following:
- a CDS encoding response regulator, which translates to MTTILRLADRSKRKALLFWGLVSALSLAAQDYIAKVEYYSVEQGLSHRQVNTIFQDNRGFVWLGTLNGLNRFDGYAFKTYTKEKDGLFFNEIWGGRVDADGWLWLLGREEERICLFHPERGEVLSLEEKFGKSDPQFAASKFWHNMLRGDDGALWLSAKNTNTLYRYHPASGVRAFPIKGLQGIRPVCFSPDKTIWVTTDDDLIVELSQEGKELRRIEKNWLYGDWAISESGVLTIPRPRNPVEDFRYYNLKAERLPYTPPGLEHTQEPFPALIFPFDDKGTFVIHDRLVAPQRGTLAQWTFSHHDKNNFLWRAFMRDDAGRYWLGDDFGFYILQIKKNRFQHYLFKKDALPALGNSIRGIVATPEKLYANLESFGLYEHDFRSGKSRRIEAAGAGFGNHALVFSSKGEIFSGKEKSLHRLLPDGTKGERIPTDFDTWVFCEDDTGKMWLGSSSAGLHTLAPGAKATEPFTRYNGFDALATAFILYIKREPSGALWVCANNGFYKVEPQKGVVARYWRGGTGAYFLPAENFLHFHRDADGVFWFATANGLVRAASKMDDDGARSPAWDAQSGKVFDRTNSFSNDFIYAVYEDARGRLWLPSDNGIICMDKKTEAVKTYFVSDGITNAEFNRAAHFQAPDGTLYFGGLNGINAFNPADFDDVNKSQADAPLVLTAFQQFDKNENRLVDRTREILRTREILLRPDDRFFNLEVALLTFNEPGLIQYAWKIEGLNEDWHYQEERQINFGGLPYGAYTMRIKAKAADGQWSKKELSFTLRALRPWYLQAWFLAMMALLFGLGIRGYIRWRSQQHILEQKKLESMVEKATERIEQDKRTIEKQAEELRQLDKVKSNFFANVSHELRTPLTLMLGPISSMLKSGELSNRNFTYAKLAQQNGEQLLKLVGEILDLQKLESKKLELHPKPVLLYPLLKRIAAQFESLAQNKSIAFVFLYRAEKSLQIETDAAKLELVLNNLLSNAMKFTSAGERVEFKVEDLAHSIRLTVTDTGKGIHPDDLPRVFDRFFQSRQADAPTEGGTGIGLALVRELSVLFGGSVSVQSPAAGEKGSAFTFEFPKIEVMGAAERPAEEAPAPAGEAFAIPAITENDAPEKPSILLVEDNLDLRIYLQTLLSDKYRVTAAENGQTALHYLSQEIENRKSEIVNLVISDIMMPVMDGFQLLEKLKSDERFRHIPVIMLTARADMQDKIRALRIGVDDYLLKPFEEEELLVRVAALLERYGERRRGWETEEAEEAEQPADSDIRLSEHDAAWLTSLETLVAAEAQNDQLSVTWLADQLHLSERHFQRRLKLLTGLSPNAYIKEVRLQEARLLLELGQVRSVKEAAWAVSFRDEKYFAQQFRERFGKYPSEMMR; encoded by the coding sequence TTGACGACGATACTTCGTTTGGCTGACCGAAGCAAACGCAAGGCGTTGCTGTTTTGGGGACTTGTGTCCGCCTTGTCACTTGCTGCACAGGACTACATTGCCAAAGTGGAGTATTACAGCGTAGAGCAGGGATTGTCGCACCGACAGGTCAACACCATTTTTCAGGATAACAGGGGATTTGTCTGGCTCGGCACACTCAACGGACTGAACCGCTTCGACGGGTATGCTTTCAAGACGTACACCAAAGAAAAAGACGGGCTGTTTTTCAACGAAATTTGGGGAGGTCGGGTGGATGCCGACGGTTGGCTGTGGCTCTTAGGCCGGGAGGAGGAGCGCATTTGTCTGTTTCACCCGGAACGCGGCGAAGTGTTGTCGTTGGAAGAGAAGTTTGGGAAGAGCGACCCCCAATTTGCCGCCAGCAAATTTTGGCACAATATGTTGCGCGGCGACGACGGGGCGCTGTGGCTGTCGGCCAAGAATACTAACACATTGTATCGCTACCACCCCGCAAGCGGCGTTCGGGCTTTCCCGATAAAGGGGCTACAGGGCATCCGACCGGTTTGTTTTTCTCCCGACAAAACGATCTGGGTGACGACGGATGACGACCTCATCGTCGAGCTGAGCCAAGAAGGTAAAGAACTGCGCCGCATCGAAAAAAATTGGCTCTACGGCGACTGGGCGATATCCGAAAGCGGCGTTTTGACCATACCGCGACCTCGCAACCCGGTGGAAGATTTTCGTTACTACAATCTCAAAGCCGAACGCTTGCCCTATACCCCACCCGGTCTGGAGCACACCCAAGAGCCTTTTCCTGCGCTTATTTTCCCCTTCGACGATAAAGGCACGTTCGTGATTCACGACCGCCTCGTTGCTCCTCAACGCGGCACATTGGCGCAGTGGACGTTTTCGCACCACGACAAAAACAATTTCTTGTGGCGAGCTTTCATGAGAGACGATGCGGGCAGATATTGGCTGGGCGACGATTTCGGGTTTTACATCCTGCAAATCAAAAAGAACCGCTTTCAGCACTATCTTTTCAAAAAAGATGCGCTGCCCGCTTTGGGCAACAGCATACGCGGCATCGTCGCCACCCCCGAAAAGCTGTATGCGAACTTGGAGAGTTTCGGCCTGTATGAACATGATTTTCGGAGCGGGAAAAGCCGCCGCATAGAAGCCGCTGGCGCAGGCTTTGGCAACCATGCGCTTGTATTTTCCAGCAAAGGGGAAATTTTCTCCGGCAAGGAAAAATCGCTCCACCGTCTGCTGCCCGATGGCACAAAAGGAGAAAGGATACCGACCGACTTCGACACTTGGGTTTTTTGCGAAGACGACACAGGGAAAATGTGGCTCGGCTCCTCGTCTGCCGGGCTGCACACACTCGCGCCCGGCGCGAAGGCGACGGAGCCGTTCACCCGCTACAATGGCTTCGACGCGCTGGCGACCGCCTTCATCCTCTACATCAAGCGGGAGCCAAGCGGTGCATTGTGGGTTTGTGCCAACAACGGTTTTTACAAAGTGGAGCCGCAAAAAGGTGTCGTCGCGCGGTATTGGAGGGGCGGCACGGGCGCGTATTTTTTGCCTGCCGAGAACTTTCTGCATTTTCACCGGGATGCCGATGGCGTGTTTTGGTTTGCCACGGCAAACGGCTTGGTGCGCGCTGCTTCCAAAATGGACGACGACGGCGCCCGCTCGCCCGCGTGGGACGCACAATCGGGCAAGGTGTTCGACCGCACCAACAGTTTTTCCAACGACTTCATTTATGCGGTTTACGAGGATGCGCGGGGCAGGCTTTGGCTCCCCAGCGACAACGGCATCATTTGCATGGACAAAAAAACGGAGGCGGTGAAGACCTACTTCGTGTCCGACGGCATCACCAATGCCGAATTCAACCGGGCAGCGCATTTTCAGGCGCCAGACGGCACGCTCTATTTCGGCGGCCTGAACGGCATCAACGCTTTCAATCCCGCCGATTTTGACGACGTAAACAAATCGCAGGCCGATGCTCCGCTCGTGCTGACCGCATTTCAGCAATTTGACAAAAATGAAAACCGCCTCGTTGACCGCACCCGTGAAATCCTGCGCACCCGTGAAATCCTGCTCCGCCCCGACGACCGTTTTTTCAATCTCGAAGTCGCCCTCTTGACTTTCAACGAGCCGGGCCTGATTCAATACGCATGGAAAATCGAAGGCTTGAACGAGGACTGGCACTACCAAGAAGAGCGGCAAATCAATTTCGGCGGGCTGCCATACGGCGCCTACACGATGCGCATCAAAGCCAAAGCAGCCGACGGCCAATGGTCGAAAAAAGAATTGAGTTTCACTTTGCGAGCGTTGCGCCCTTGGTATTTGCAGGCTTGGTTTCTGGCAATGATGGCGCTGCTCTTTGGGTTGGGCATTCGGGGTTACATCCGTTGGCGCAGCCAGCAGCATATTTTGGAGCAAAAAAAATTGGAAAGCATGGTGGAAAAAGCCACCGAACGCATTGAGCAGGACAAACGCACCATCGAAAAACAGGCGGAAGAACTGCGGCAGTTGGACAAGGTGAAATCCAATTTTTTCGCCAACGTGAGCCACGAACTGCGCACCCCCCTGACCCTGATGCTGGGCCCCATTTCTTCGATGCTCAAAAGCGGCGAACTGAGCAACCGCAATTTCACCTACGCCAAACTCGCGCAGCAAAATGGCGAGCAACTGCTCAAACTCGTGGGCGAAATTCTCGATTTGCAAAAATTGGAATCGAAAAAACTCGAACTCCATCCCAAACCCGTGCTGCTTTATCCTTTGCTGAAACGCATCGCCGCCCAATTTGAGAGCCTCGCCCAAAACAAATCCATCGCCTTCGTTTTTTTGTATCGCGCCGAAAAAAGCCTGCAAATCGAGACCGATGCCGCCAAATTGGAACTGGTGCTCAACAACCTGTTGTCCAATGCCATGAAATTCACCAGCGCGGGCGAGCGCGTGGAATTCAAAGTGGAAGACCTCGCGCACAGCATCCGCCTGACGGTGACTGATACGGGCAAGGGCATTCACCCTGACGACTTGCCGCGTGTTTTCGACCGCTTTTTTCAAAGCCGGCAAGCCGACGCGCCCACCGAGGGAGGCACGGGCATCGGCTTGGCTTTGGTCAGAGAACTCTCCGTTTTGTTCGGCGGCAGCGTCAGTGTTCAAAGCCCGGCGGCAGGCGAAAAAGGTTCGGCCTTTACTTTTGAATTTCCCAAAATCGAGGTCATGGGCGCGGCGGAACGACCCGCAGAAGAAGCGCCCGCACCCGCAGGCGAAGCCTTCGCTATACCCGCCATAACAGAAAATGATGCTCCTGAAAAACCGTCCATCCTGCTGGTGGAAGACAATCTCGATTTGCGCATCTATCTGCAAACCCTGCTGTCGGATAAATACCGCGTTACGGCTGCCGAAAACGGTCAGACTGCCCTCCATTACTTATCGCAGGAAATCGAAAATCGCAAATCTGAAATCGTGAACCTCGTGATTTCCGACATCATGATGCCCGTTATGGACGGTTTTCAGTTGCTGGAAAAACTCAAAAGCGACGAGCGTTTTCGCCACATCCCGGTCATCATGCTTACCGCGCGAGCCGATATGCAGGACAAAATCCGCGCCCTGCGCATCGGCGTGGACGACTACCTGCTCAAGCCTTTCGAGGAAGAAGAACTCTTGGTGCGCGTGGCTGCCTTGCTCGAAAGATATGGCGAGCGCCGCCGGGGATGGGAAACCGAAGAAGCAGAGGAGGCTGAGCAACCGGCCGATTCCGACATTCGCCTGTCGGAACACGATGCCGCTTGGCTGACCTCTTTGGAAACGCTCGTGGCCGCTGAAGCGCAGAACGACCAACTGTCCGTGACATGGCTCGCCGACCAACTGCACCTGAGCGAGCGCCATTTTCAGCGCCGCCTGAAACTGCTCACCGGGCTATCGCCCAATGCCTACATCAAGGAAGTGCGTTTGCAGGAAGCACGCCTCCTCCTCGAACTCGGGCAGGTGCGTTCGGTGAAGGAAGCGGCTTGGGCGGTGAGTTTCCGCGATGAAAAGTATTTTGCCCAGCAGTTCCGCGAGCGGTTCGGGAAGTATCCTTCGGAGATGATGCGCTGA
- a CDS encoding clan AA aspartic protease has product MGLVYAEIELINGGDVEMVRRKLMDPDDVKRMTVKALVDTGSYMLCINEVIQEQLQFPIVEKRKAETADGRILEFDVADNVQVRFKNRSTTCRAMILYGDSEPLLGAIPLEDMDVLIHPQRQELIVNPEHPYFAQMKLK; this is encoded by the coding sequence ATGGGACTCGTTTATGCAGAAATCGAACTTATCAATGGCGGCGATGTAGAAATGGTCCGCCGAAAACTAATGGACCCCGATGACGTGAAGCGAATGACCGTCAAGGCATTGGTAGACACGGGTTCTTATATGCTTTGCATCAATGAGGTCATTCAGGAACAGTTGCAATTCCCGATTGTAGAAAAACGCAAAGCAGAAACTGCCGATGGTCGGATTTTGGAATTTGACGTAGCCGACAACGTTCAAGTTCGTTTTAAAAACCGCTCCACCACCTGCCGGGCAATGATTTTGTACGGCGACAGCGAGCCTTTGCTTGGCGCCATTCCGCTGGAAGATATGGATGTCCTGATTCACCCGCAGCGACAGGAATTAATTGTCAACCCGGAACATCCTTATTTTGCCCAAATGAAACTGAAATAA
- a CDS encoding aminotransferase class I/II-fold pyridoxal phosphate-dependent enzyme, with translation MATETAIRKFHPFTNYDFSNFYFGSGDDVCEAIRSFNQWWDEAFPGGYHIYREPFTSAPGTHISIRSNQGKHLEGLLNFSSYNYLGMSNAPVVTAAAVAAINKYGLGASGGPNLSGMYDIHRELEASLAAFKKKEACTTFNSGYAANLGIISGIMRSGDTIFLDQYSHASIVDGAILSKAKTVFFRHNNAADLERKLAGTTGRKLVIVEGVYSMDGDFCNLPEIVEVSKKHGARIMIDEAHSAFVVGENGRGVVEHFGLEDAVDFHMGTFSKALGGLGGYACGDREFVLYLEAYARSRFFSCTLPPSVSAGVLAALNHIEANPEIRLQLWHNVEYLQKRLKEVGVDTGQSTSQVIPIMVYEDAKVFGIAKRLREEGIFLQPVNYPAVSKGKARLRLSVSASHTLAQLEYAAQTIANILQEAGIPCDK, from the coding sequence ATGGCAACTGAAACTGCAATCCGCAAATTTCACCCCTTCACCAACTACGATTTCAGCAATTTCTATTTCGGCTCCGGCGACGACGTGTGCGAGGCCATCCGTTCTTTCAACCAATGGTGGGACGAGGCTTTTCCCGGTGGCTATCATATTTACCGTGAGCCGTTCACCTCGGCACCCGGTACACACATTTCCATCAGGAGCAATCAGGGCAAACACCTCGAAGGCCTGCTCAATTTTTCCTCCTACAACTACCTCGGAATGTCCAACGCGCCTGTGGTGACTGCCGCCGCCGTCGCTGCCATCAATAAATACGGTCTCGGTGCTTCGGGCGGTCCCAACCTGAGCGGTATGTACGACATCCACCGCGAACTGGAAGCCTCGTTGGCTGCTTTTAAAAAGAAAGAAGCCTGCACGACTTTCAACTCTGGCTACGCTGCCAATTTGGGCATCATTTCCGGCATTATGCGTTCGGGGGATACGATTTTTCTCGACCAGTATTCCCATGCTTCCATCGTGGACGGCGCGATTTTGTCAAAAGCCAAAACCGTATTTTTCAGACACAACAATGCCGCTGACCTTGAGCGCAAACTTGCTGGCACAACGGGTCGAAAATTGGTAATCGTGGAAGGCGTGTACTCTATGGACGGCGATTTTTGCAACCTGCCGGAAATCGTGGAGGTATCGAAAAAACACGGTGCTCGCATCATGATTGACGAGGCACATTCGGCTTTTGTGGTCGGCGAAAATGGCCGGGGCGTGGTCGAACATTTCGGCCTTGAGGATGCCGTGGACTTCCACATGGGCACTTTTTCCAAAGCCCTTGGCGGCTTGGGTGGCTACGCCTGCGGCGACCGCGAGTTTGTCCTCTATCTCGAAGCCTACGCTCGCTCGCGCTTTTTCTCCTGCACCTTGCCACCCTCTGTTTCGGCTGGTGTTTTGGCGGCCTTGAATCACATCGAAGCCAATCCCGAAATTCGGCTCCAACTCTGGCACAATGTGGAGTATTTGCAAAAAAGGCTGAAAGAAGTGGGTGTGGACACTGGCCAATCCACTTCGCAGGTGATTCCCATCATGGTGTATGAAGATGCCAAAGTGTTCGGCATTGCCAAAAGGCTGCGCGAAGAAGGTATCTTTTTGCAGCCGGTGAATTACCCGGCCGTCTCCAAGGGCAAAGCCCGTCTTCGGCTATCCGTCTCTGCCTCGCACACCCTTGCTCAACTCGAATACGCCGCACAAACTATCGCTAACATTTTACAAGAAGCAGGTATCCCATGCGACAAGTAG
- a CDS encoding T9SS type A sorting domain-containing protein: MKQLVLCSLLLLGLANLVTAQIAITNSVFPSVGDTLHHAFGNQPGAINQIFTPPGGGQQWELTNLQPTQLWNQVMKSPQLGTASGSFPAASILYNPANSSSEVYLQVTSNQVNDLGYYGLDELGLGLTLLFKKVPALEQSWAPVNFFDIHQSTSNVLTAFDAPLAPPILLNLVPTADSFRIRFTYQRIGVIDAYGTLAIPGGTFDVLRKKQTEYKSTAVDVKVAPLGWIDISTIGGQQLLPLGTDTITTFHFLNNVSKEAIAICTLNTAQNTVTGVQYKALPPPVATFAPSLNESLLAYPNPVQNTLYVRFTNDDAGATFQLRLINAQGCLILEQTVEASTAINDISIPVANLTPGIYELILLRDGVPVGRARVVKN, translated from the coding sequence ATGAAACAACTGGTACTTTGCTCCCTCCTGCTGTTAGGTCTTGCCAATCTGGTAACGGCCCAGATTGCCATCACCAATTCGGTTTTTCCTTCAGTGGGCGACACGCTTCACCATGCTTTTGGCAACCAGCCCGGAGCTATCAATCAGATTTTCACGCCGCCCGGCGGCGGCCAACAGTGGGAACTTACCAACCTGCAGCCAACCCAATTGTGGAATCAGGTCATGAAAAGCCCGCAATTGGGCACGGCTTCCGGCTCCTTCCCTGCGGCATCTATCCTGTATAATCCGGCAAACTCCAGTTCGGAAGTTTATTTGCAGGTTACCAGTAATCAGGTCAATGACCTGGGTTATTATGGCTTAGACGAGCTGGGTTTGGGCTTGACTTTATTGTTTAAAAAGGTGCCGGCACTGGAACAATCCTGGGCGCCAGTCAACTTCTTTGACATCCACCAAAGTACTTCGAATGTTTTAACTGCTTTCGATGCGCCGCTCGCGCCGCCCATTTTGCTGAACCTGGTACCGACGGCAGATTCTTTCCGTATCCGGTTTACGTATCAGCGGATCGGTGTCATCGATGCGTATGGCACACTGGCAATCCCCGGCGGCACTTTTGATGTGCTGCGGAAAAAGCAGACCGAATACAAGTCAACCGCTGTGGATGTGAAGGTGGCACCTTTGGGATGGATAGATATATCCACTATCGGCGGCCAACAATTACTCCCCTTGGGGACGGATACCATAACGACCTTTCATTTTCTGAACAACGTGTCCAAGGAAGCTATTGCTATATGCACACTCAATACTGCACAAAACACGGTGACGGGCGTTCAGTACAAAGCCTTGCCTCCCCCCGTCGCCACTTTTGCACCATCCTTGAATGAATCGCTTTTGGCCTATCCCAATCCGGTTCAAAATACGCTGTATGTGCGTTTCACAAACGACGACGCAGGGGCAACTTTTCAATTACGGCTAATAAACGCGCAAGGATGTCTGATACTTGAGCAAACAGTGGAGGCTAGCACAGCCATAAATGATATTTCTATTCCAGTCGCTAACCTGACGCCTGGCATCTATGAACTGATTCTACTGCGCGATGGGGTACCCGTTGGCCGGGCCAGGGTGGTTAAGAACTGA